One genomic region from Spirosoma sp. KCTC 42546 encodes:
- a CDS encoding DUF4287 domain-containing protein: MSFQAYIDNIRAKTGKGPDDFKQLADEKGLLKPGTKAGVILAWLKDDFDLGHGHSMAIYKLFKDDGLL; encoded by the coding sequence ATGTCATTTCAAGCGTATATCGATAATATCAGGGCGAAGACCGGCAAAGGGCCGGACGATTTTAAACAACTGGCCGACGAAAAAGGCTTACTCAAACCGGGTACTAAAGCCGGCGTCATTTTAGCCTGGCTGAAAGACGATTTTGATCTGGGGCACGGGCATTCCATGGCCATTTACAAGCTCTTTAAAGATGATGGTCTACTATAG
- a CDS encoding VCBS repeat-containing protein: MKLLTFCLLVLLFASCHNQDTLFEKLPSSQTNITFKNMLEESPDFNVLKYGYFYNGGGVAAGDFNNDGLTDLYFTGNLNANKLYLNKTEPGSGKLTFDDITDKAGVGAADGWNTGVSVVDINADGWLDLYVCRSAATDVRLRRNLLFINNKNLTFSEKAAEYGLDDPAYSTQAAFFDYDRDGDLDCFLLNHSVQEYAGFSRMISDYKQQTNPNYSSKLYRNDRNAGGKFVDVSAASGMVSNVLSFGLGVAVTDFNNDGWLDFYVSNDYNENDYLYINQKDGQFKEVVRDAMGHTSLYSMGSDAADVNNDGRIDLLTLDMLPEGNERIKLTSGDDNYDKYAQLLRAGFHHQTMRNMLQLNVGEEEGGKGVGGGKGREEKKSGNSNMSPVSLSSPSSSPPSLPIFSEIGQLAGVSNTDWSWAGLFADFDNDGWKDLFVSNGYARDYTNMEFLKFTVDEQLKSRQTGAQTNPMEVIAKMPSIDAPDYIFRNRSGEPDKQLTFTNETKAWGFNEPSQSNGAIYADLDNDGDLDLVVNNINAEATIYENHADTQGQNHHLILQLKSPNPAQLMGARATVWAGGKMQVQEFMPVRGFQSSIYAPLLFGLGKITTIDSVWVRWADGKTQLVRPTQLAEPITITYAPTGEMPLSALPKAFWQADHELAITHQQEYINDFKIQPLLPYMLSPTGPYFAVGDANGDGQSDVFVGGGRGQGGQVLLAGPGGFVPMPQPALLADRAYEDTGAEWFDADGDHDLDLVVSSAGYELPVDDARLQTRLYLNDGKGHLTKASTFPDVRVSASCVRSADIDGDGDRDLFIGARVVPGRYPETPVSHLLVNDGKGHFSEGPSLQPALAKLGMVTDAAFADINRDKRPELLVATDFGPIQGFTFQSGKLQPLADLLPATTGCWNRLLVQDVDNDGNPDIIAANAGLNSQLQASPNRPLTLYGIKNVAGSLLPILAGYDRTGRASGEPHPFNARDEMLDQVVSLRKKFTNYTSYSKATITDLFEPEELSRAQKLDATTLQTVLFQHGGGPTPKFTMQPLPIEAQMAPAYALAVIDVNHDGLPDLMIGGNREYNRVRLGKEDANRGQLFLNKGKGQFAYVPMAQSGLLWDGDVRDLATVQVAGRTELLVGATGKAVRTFRLTK, from the coding sequence ACCGACAAGGCAGGCGTTGGTGCCGCTGATGGTTGGAACACCGGTGTATCGGTCGTAGACATTAACGCCGATGGCTGGCTCGATCTATATGTGTGCCGCTCGGCAGCAACCGATGTCAGGCTACGCCGTAATTTACTCTTCATCAACAACAAGAATTTAACCTTCTCGGAGAAAGCCGCCGAGTATGGTCTCGATGATCCAGCTTACTCAACGCAGGCCGCTTTCTTCGACTACGACCGGGATGGCGATCTGGACTGTTTTCTGCTGAATCATTCGGTGCAGGAATATGCGGGTTTCAGCCGGATGATCAGTGATTACAAACAACAGACGAACCCCAATTACTCCAGCAAACTGTACCGCAACGACCGAAATGCGGGTGGCAAATTCGTTGACGTATCCGCTGCTTCGGGCATGGTATCCAACGTCCTGAGCTTTGGCCTCGGCGTAGCCGTAACCGATTTTAATAACGATGGCTGGCTCGACTTCTACGTGTCGAACGACTACAACGAAAACGATTATCTCTACATAAACCAAAAAGACGGCCAGTTTAAAGAAGTCGTGCGGGATGCAATGGGCCACACATCACTCTATTCGATGGGCTCCGATGCCGCCGATGTGAACAACGATGGCCGGATCGATCTGCTCACGCTCGACATGCTTCCCGAGGGCAACGAGCGCATTAAATTAACCTCCGGCGACGATAATTACGATAAATATGCCCAATTGCTGCGAGCTGGTTTCCACCATCAAACTATGCGCAATATGCTGCAATTGAATGTGGGGGAGGAGGAAGGAGGAAAGGGAGTAGGGGGAGGAAAGGGACGAGAGGAAAAAAAGAGTGGAAATAGCAACATGTCTCCAGTCTCCCTTTCCTCCCCTTCCTCCTCTCCTCCCTCCCTCCCCATTTTTAGCGAAATTGGGCAGTTGGCGGGTGTTTCGAATACCGACTGGAGTTGGGCTGGGTTGTTTGCTGATTTTGATAACGACGGCTGGAAAGATCTGTTTGTGAGCAATGGGTATGCTCGGGATTACACGAATATGGAGTTCCTGAAGTTTACGGTGGATGAGCAATTGAAGTCTCGCCAAACGGGAGCACAAACGAATCCGATGGAGGTTATCGCCAAAATGCCGAGTATCGACGCTCCGGATTATATCTTCCGAAATCGGTCTGGCGAGCCTGACAAGCAGTTAACGTTTACGAATGAAACAAAAGCCTGGGGATTCAACGAACCGTCGCAATCGAACGGGGCGATTTATGCCGATCTGGACAACGATGGTGATTTGGATCTGGTGGTCAATAACATCAACGCCGAAGCCACTATTTACGAAAATCACGCGGATACCCAGGGCCAGAATCATCACCTTATTCTTCAGCTAAAAAGTCCGAACCCGGCGCAGTTGATGGGTGCTCGGGCAACCGTCTGGGCAGGGGGGAAAATGCAGGTGCAGGAGTTCATGCCGGTGCGGGGGTTTCAGTCGTCCATCTATGCGCCCTTGCTGTTTGGGTTGGGAAAAATTACGACGATAGATTCGGTATGGGTTCGTTGGGCAGATGGGAAAACGCAGCTAGTTCGTCCGACCCAGCTAGCCGAACCGATCACAATTACGTATGCGCCAACGGGCGAAATGCCCCTGTCTGCACTGCCCAAGGCCTTCTGGCAGGCAGATCATGAACTCGCGATAACGCACCAGCAGGAATACATCAATGATTTTAAAATTCAACCCTTACTGCCGTATATGCTTTCGCCGACGGGCCCTTATTTTGCGGTTGGTGATGCGAATGGCGATGGTCAGAGTGATGTATTTGTGGGTGGCGGACGTGGCCAGGGCGGTCAGGTTCTCCTTGCCGGACCTGGTGGGTTTGTGCCGATGCCGCAACCGGCGCTACTTGCCGATCGGGCTTATGAAGATACTGGCGCTGAATGGTTTGATGCCGATGGTGACCACGATCTGGATTTGGTGGTAAGTAGCGCTGGCTATGAACTTCCCGTTGACGATGCCCGCTTACAGACGCGCTTGTACCTGAATGATGGCAAGGGTCATTTAACGAAAGCCAGTACGTTTCCTGATGTGCGGGTGAGTGCGTCCTGCGTTCGTTCGGCCGATATTGACGGCGATGGGGATCGGGATTTGTTCATTGGCGCGCGGGTCGTTCCGGGTCGCTATCCCGAAACACCTGTCAGTCATTTGCTGGTGAATGATGGGAAAGGTCATTTTTCAGAAGGCCCAAGCCTACAACCCGCTCTGGCTAAACTGGGAATGGTAACCGATGCCGCCTTTGCTGACATCAACCGAGACAAACGTCCTGAATTACTCGTAGCGACCGATTTTGGCCCTATTCAGGGATTCACCTTTCAGAGTGGGAAACTACAGCCCCTTGCCGATTTGCTGCCTGCCACGACCGGTTGCTGGAATCGCCTGCTGGTTCAGGATGTTGATAACGATGGTAATCCAGATATTATAGCAGCCAACGCCGGGCTAAATAGTCAGCTTCAGGCGTCACCCAATCGACCCTTAACCCTGTATGGCATCAAGAATGTAGCGGGGTCGTTGCTCCCAATTCTGGCCGGTTATGATCGAACCGGTCGCGCCAGTGGAGAGCCGCATCCATTCAACGCCCGCGACGAAATGCTCGATCAGGTCGTGAGTTTACGAAAGAAATTCACGAATTATACAAGCTATTCAAAAGCCACAATAACCGACTTGTTTGAGCCAGAGGAGTTAAGCCGGGCGCAGAAACTTGACGCTACGACGCTGCAAACGGTGCTGTTTCAACATGGCGGAGGGCCAACCCCTAAATTTACGATGCAGCCGCTTCCCATAGAAGCACAGATGGCCCCTGCTTATGCGCTGGCCGTTATTGATGTCAATCACGATGGTTTACCGGATTTGATGATCGGTGGAAATCGGGAATACAACCGGGTTCGCTTAGGCAAGGAAGACGCCAACCGGGGGCAACTGTTTCTGAATAAAGGGAAAGGCCAGTTTGCCTACGTGCCAATGGCGCAGTCAGGCTTATTGTGGGATGGCGACGTTCGGGATCTGGCCACAGTACAAGTTGCCGGGCGTACGGAATTACTGGTGGGTGCGACCGGGAAAGCGGTACGCACGTTTAGGTTGACGAAGTAG
- a CDS encoding SgcJ/EcaC family oxidoreductase, translating into MKNIILALIALSSLFAHSTIAQKDNQTSVQEAIKSVITNYEQAWNRHDAKALAEQYHTDATWVNWFGAYYKGRAEIEKHYQTTHTTYFKSTQFTTRSIEDITFLKPDMALVHVRTDLSGDERYPGQTFRFRRTILLTNKEGSWRILAGQNAKLNEGID; encoded by the coding sequence ATGAAAAATATAATACTGGCCCTAATCGCCCTTTCGAGCTTATTCGCTCACTCAACAATTGCCCAAAAGGACAACCAGACATCAGTCCAAGAAGCCATCAAATCAGTCATTACCAACTATGAACAGGCTTGGAACCGCCACGATGCTAAAGCATTAGCCGAGCAATACCATACGGATGCCACATGGGTCAACTGGTTTGGTGCCTATTACAAGGGCCGAGCTGAGATTGAGAAGCACTATCAAACCACCCATACGACCTATTTCAAATCGACTCAGTTTACCACCCGTTCCATTGAGGATATAACCTTCCTCAAACCGGATATGGCCCTGGTTCATGTCCGCACGGATCTAAGTGGAGATGAACGCTATCCGGGCCAGACTTTCCGGTTTCGACGAACGATCTTATTAACCAATAAAGAGGGCAGTTGGCGCATATTAGCAGGCCAAAACGCTAAGCTTAATGAAGGGATAGACTAA
- a CDS encoding dipeptidase: MLIIDAHLDMALNAIEWNRDYRLSAHQIRQEETGMTDKIDRAKGTVSLPDLRRGHIGLVVATQIARFNQSNGNLPGAGWNSPAQAWAMTQAQRAWYEAMCDDGEMVQILDRTSLENHLTLWLDETIPNEQKPIGYILSLEGADSLVNLSYLEKAYAYGLRALGPAHYSTGRYAPGTGLSGPLTAEGRELVQEMDRLGIILDVTHLTDEGFTEAMSLYKRPVWASHHNCRALVPHQRQLTDDQIRQITERGGVIGGCFDAWMMKPGFTQRVSNPTEFGISLETIIDHYDHICQLTGNSQHIAIGSDLDGTYGTEQSPSDLDTIADLQNLSGLLTKRGYSTEDIENIFHKNWLRFLRNAWT; the protein is encoded by the coding sequence ATGTTGATTATTGATGCCCACCTCGACATGGCGCTGAACGCCATTGAATGGAATCGCGATTATCGACTTTCGGCCCATCAAATCCGTCAGGAAGAAACAGGTATGACCGATAAGATTGACCGTGCAAAAGGTACCGTCTCTCTACCTGACCTTCGGCGGGGACATATCGGCCTCGTGGTGGCCACGCAGATTGCCCGCTTTAACCAAAGTAACGGCAACCTGCCTGGTGCCGGTTGGAACTCCCCAGCGCAAGCCTGGGCCATGACGCAGGCGCAACGGGCGTGGTACGAAGCCATGTGTGATGATGGGGAGATGGTTCAGATTCTGGACCGGACCAGTCTGGAAAACCACCTCACACTCTGGCTCGATGAAACCATACCGAATGAACAGAAGCCCATCGGCTACATTCTTAGTCTGGAAGGAGCCGACTCGCTGGTTAATCTATCGTATCTGGAGAAAGCGTACGCCTATGGGTTGCGGGCTCTTGGACCCGCTCATTACAGCACGGGACGGTACGCGCCTGGCACCGGCTTAAGTGGCCCCTTAACAGCCGAAGGGCGCGAGTTGGTACAAGAAATGGATCGTCTGGGTATTATTCTGGACGTTACGCACCTGACCGACGAGGGGTTTACCGAAGCAATGTCGCTGTACAAACGTCCGGTCTGGGCCAGCCACCATAACTGCCGCGCTCTGGTGCCCCACCAGCGCCAGCTCACCGACGATCAGATCAGGCAGATAACGGAGCGTGGTGGCGTTATTGGCGGCTGCTTCGACGCCTGGATGATGAAGCCCGGTTTTACCCAACGGGTTAGTAACCCGACCGAGTTCGGAATCAGTCTCGAAACCATTATTGACCACTACGACCACATCTGCCAACTCACAGGCAACAGCCAGCATATTGCCATTGGCAGCGACCTCGATGGTACCTACGGCACCGAGCAATCGCCCAGTGATCTGGACACGATTGCCGACTTACAAAATCTCAGCGGTTTACTGACCAAACGAGGGTACTCGACCGAGGATATCGAAAATATATTTCATAAAAACTGGCTCCGCTTCCTGCGCAACGCGTGGACGTAA
- a CDS encoding ABC transporter permease: protein MGKKILVSFVTALQNIRTRFFHTVLSILGIVIGVAALVAMLSLIDGMEQYAQEQITKTTSLKAILIQPNLYKSVNEVGVKKQDYNYLTYDSFVKLRASLTKSAKGYLYSRQNDEITAKATNLSVGTIVTGMNLPIHPDIQLLYGTAFSETDLKNRRAVAFVNQRLAKQLVGKKPEKTAINQQIVYKGTTLTVIGISADKDAKVGQLMMPITLFPDSVLKATPPMGIIEAENVEEVPELKKQIEGWLTTNMSTKLADFSIITNEQRVSQVAKGFLLFRLIMGMIVGISVLVGGIGVMNVLLISVTERTVEIGVRKALGAKRQDILWQFLSESITISTFGSLLGLALGLLSTMAFVPIVKALTDVPFQMAYTWNTFIIIMVIAMLIGVIFGTYPAMRAARLDPVEAIRRE, encoded by the coding sequence ATGGGTAAGAAAATCCTGGTTTCGTTTGTAACGGCTCTACAAAATATTCGGACTCGTTTCTTCCACACTGTTTTGTCGATACTGGGTATTGTCATTGGCGTGGCCGCGCTGGTGGCTATGCTCTCGTTAATTGATGGGATGGAGCAATATGCCCAGGAACAGATCACGAAAACAACCTCCCTGAAAGCCATTCTGATCCAGCCCAATCTCTACAAATCCGTGAATGAGGTAGGTGTGAAGAAACAGGACTACAACTATTTGACCTACGATTCATTTGTGAAGCTACGGGCAAGCCTGACAAAATCGGCAAAGGGCTATCTCTATAGTCGGCAAAACGACGAAATTACGGCCAAAGCAACCAATCTGTCTGTTGGTACAATCGTTACGGGCATGAACCTCCCAATTCACCCGGACATACAACTGCTATACGGCACTGCCTTTAGCGAAACCGACCTGAAAAACAGGCGTGCCGTTGCGTTTGTCAACCAACGATTGGCGAAACAACTCGTGGGCAAGAAGCCAGAGAAAACGGCTATCAATCAACAGATTGTGTATAAAGGCACTACGCTGACCGTGATCGGGATTTCGGCTGATAAAGATGCCAAAGTTGGTCAGTTGATGATGCCCATTACCCTATTTCCTGACAGTGTTCTAAAGGCTACTCCACCCATGGGTATCATTGAGGCCGAGAATGTAGAAGAAGTCCCTGAACTGAAAAAGCAGATCGAGGGCTGGTTGACCACGAATATGAGCACCAAACTGGCCGATTTTTCAATCATCACCAATGAGCAACGGGTGAGTCAGGTAGCCAAAGGCTTTCTCCTGTTTCGCCTGATCATGGGGATGATTGTGGGCATTTCGGTATTAGTCGGTGGAATTGGTGTGATGAACGTACTGCTGATTTCCGTGACGGAGCGGACGGTCGAGATTGGTGTTCGAAAAGCTCTTGGGGCGAAACGGCAGGATATTTTATGGCAGTTTCTGTCTGAATCCATCACCATTTCCACCTTTGGTAGTCTGCTTGGGCTGGCACTGGGACTCCTAAGCACAATGGCTTTCGTGCCCATTGTAAAAGCGCTCACGGATGTGCCGTTTCAGATGGCCTACACCTGGAACACGTTTATCATCATCATGGTCATTGCCATGTTAATCGGTGTCATTTTCGGGACCTACCCCGCCATGCGAGCCGCCCGCCTTGACCCCGTTGAAGCCATTCGACGCGAGTAA
- a CDS encoding TIM-barrel domain-containing protein produces the protein MNRRFFLFFAVSLFVFTAGFGQQTAFQWQQLAPGVWKSVVGSPDGITPLAVAEVKPRLDGLQKLGERAFPTQLSASVHEKNDGKTLVRFPLQKDEQLFGFGLNFKSVQQRGTIKTLHVDHYNGKDNGRTHAPVPFYVSSLGYGVLINSARYITVYAGTGVLAEGKNSPPEMNRNSQRNWNAQPYSDAVEMVIPAAGTEVYIFAGRTPMEVVQRYNLYCGGGTLPPKWGLGFTHRTPTLFTDKQILNEVAEFEAKGYPLSFVGLEPGWQSHSYPNSFVWDSTRFPHPDQFLKQLATKNIRSNLWINPYVSSHSPIFKDVLPYTGSHTVWVGRVPDFNLAPARQLYKDLFSKQHLSIGVSGYKVDEVDGYDNWLWPDVAKFPSGIGSEQMRQIYGLQFQKMTDGWFREKNQRTYGLVRGSNAGASALPYVIYNDYYDHRDFITALCTSSFAGVLWTPEARTSKTPEEWLRRMQTVCFSPMAMLNAWADGTKPWTFPDVAEDVKSVMQLRMQLLPYLYTTFAQYHFEGKPPIRAMNLVDGFSFDEKTTAAQLNSTDNPYAMAVKQDIKDQFMVGDYLLVAPLFAGETSRKVVLPPGNWYDFYTGKLAGKGEVIEIKPGLSAIPVYVKEGGIIPMIPPLLHTPGESEKLPLQIRYYGITESSWNLYDDDGITFDYEKGKYTWTRLDVKKNKKGQLTGSWLAPKDAGFHYTSATWEFMTR, from the coding sequence ATGAATCGTCGTTTCTTTCTGTTTTTCGCAGTCAGTCTATTCGTATTTACCGCTGGTTTTGGCCAGCAAACCGCATTTCAGTGGCAGCAACTGGCGCCCGGTGTGTGGAAATCGGTGGTGGGAAGTCCGGATGGCATTACACCCCTGGCCGTTGCAGAAGTAAAACCCCGGCTGGATGGTTTGCAAAAGCTGGGCGAGCGCGCATTTCCTACACAACTGAGTGCGAGCGTGCATGAAAAAAATGACGGCAAAACGTTAGTACGATTTCCCCTCCAGAAAGACGAACAGCTCTTCGGATTCGGCTTGAACTTTAAAAGCGTTCAACAACGGGGCACCATCAAGACGCTACACGTGGATCACTACAACGGAAAAGACAACGGCCGAACGCACGCACCTGTTCCGTTTTATGTGTCCAGCCTGGGTTACGGGGTACTCATCAACTCCGCCCGTTACATCACGGTTTATGCGGGTACGGGCGTGTTAGCCGAAGGCAAAAATTCACCGCCCGAAATGAACCGCAATAGCCAGCGAAACTGGAATGCACAGCCGTATTCGGATGCCGTAGAAATGGTGATTCCAGCGGCTGGTACGGAGGTTTATATTTTTGCAGGACGTACGCCAATGGAAGTTGTGCAGCGCTACAATCTTTACTGCGGTGGGGGCACATTGCCACCTAAATGGGGGCTGGGTTTCACGCATCGAACACCCACGCTGTTTACCGACAAACAGATTCTGAACGAAGTCGCCGAGTTTGAAGCCAAAGGGTACCCGCTGAGTTTTGTCGGACTGGAACCGGGCTGGCAGTCTCATTCTTACCCAAACAGTTTCGTTTGGGACAGCACACGATTCCCCCACCCCGACCAGTTTTTGAAGCAGTTAGCGACGAAGAATATCCGGTCTAATCTGTGGATCAACCCATACGTCTCATCGCATTCACCCATTTTCAAGGACGTGTTGCCGTACACCGGTTCGCACACGGTTTGGGTTGGCCGGGTTCCCGATTTCAATCTGGCTCCCGCCCGGCAGTTGTATAAGGACTTATTTTCGAAACAGCACTTGTCCATCGGCGTGTCTGGTTATAAGGTTGATGAAGTAGATGGCTATGATAACTGGTTGTGGCCCGACGTAGCCAAATTTCCGTCAGGCATCGGTTCCGAGCAGATGCGGCAGATTTATGGGCTGCAATTTCAGAAAATGACCGACGGCTGGTTTCGGGAAAAGAACCAGCGAACCTATGGTCTGGTACGCGGCTCCAATGCGGGAGCTAGCGCCTTACCCTACGTGATTTACAATGATTACTATGATCACCGCGATTTCATTACGGCCCTGTGCACCAGCAGTTTTGCGGGCGTACTCTGGACACCCGAAGCGCGTACGTCCAAAACTCCGGAAGAATGGCTGCGTCGGATGCAGACGGTTTGTTTTTCGCCTATGGCGATGCTCAACGCCTGGGCCGATGGTACCAAGCCCTGGACCTTCCCCGACGTAGCCGAAGACGTAAAATCGGTGATGCAGTTACGGATGCAGTTGCTACCCTATCTCTACACAACCTTCGCCCAATATCATTTCGAAGGCAAACCGCCAATTCGGGCTATGAATCTGGTCGATGGTTTTTCGTTCGATGAGAAGACTACAGCCGCGCAACTGAATTCGACGGATAATCCCTACGCGATGGCGGTGAAACAGGATATCAAGGATCAGTTCATGGTTGGCGATTACTTGCTGGTAGCGCCCCTGTTCGCGGGCGAAACAAGCCGAAAAGTGGTGCTACCACCTGGCAACTGGTACGATTTTTACACCGGAAAATTGGCGGGCAAAGGCGAAGTGATCGAGATCAAACCAGGCCTGTCAGCCATTCCCGTATACGTAAAAGAAGGGGGCATCATTCCCATGATTCCGCCCCTGCTGCATACACCGGGAGAGAGTGAAAAACTGCCGTTACAAATTCGGTATTACGGCATTACAGAGTCCAGTTGGAACCTCTATGATGACGATGGCATTACCTTCGACTATGAAAAAGGCAAGTATACCTGGACCCGGCTGGACGTCAAAAAGAACAAAAAAGGTCAGCTAACCGGTAGTTGGCTTGCGCCCAAAGACGCTGGCTTTCACTACACCAGTGCCACCTGGGAGTTTATGACACGTTAG
- a CDS encoding cupin domain-containing protein, protein MQRNSFLKAGLATAAFLASPFLWAADALKKYRVDKGFKVDAGKDRFNHAISLFDGDTFMTKVSTKDTNGDLYVYESSRVKEGGPALHTHFDQDEMWYVLEGEFLIKVGDVIHQAKAGDSVFGPRNVPHCFAKIGTGDGRLLMTFQPAGKMEAFFQKVSEGALKTMSEAEQDKFREEHGFKRVGPPINQLKK, encoded by the coding sequence ATGCAACGGAATAGCTTCCTGAAAGCTGGTTTGGCAACAGCTGCCTTTCTGGCTTCTCCTTTCTTGTGGGCAGCAGACGCCCTAAAAAAATACCGCGTTGACAAAGGGTTTAAAGTCGATGCGGGGAAGGACCGATTTAATCATGCCATTTCCCTTTTTGATGGCGATACCTTTATGACCAAGGTATCTACTAAAGACACTAATGGGGATCTGTATGTATATGAATCCAGTCGTGTTAAAGAAGGAGGACCCGCTCTTCACACCCACTTTGATCAGGATGAAATGTGGTATGTGCTGGAAGGAGAATTTTTAATTAAGGTGGGGGATGTCATCCACCAGGCGAAGGCGGGTGATAGTGTGTTTGGCCCGCGAAACGTACCGCATTGTTTTGCCAAAATAGGCACGGGTGATGGCCGTTTATTAATGACGTTCCAGCCCGCGGGTAAAATGGAAGCGTTTTTCCAAAAGGTAAGCGAAGGAGCGCTCAAAACGATGAGCGAAGCCGAACAGGACAAGTTTCGGGAGGAGCATGGCTTTAAACGAGTAGGTCCTCCCATCAATCAGTTAAAAAAGTAG
- a CDS encoding GntR family transcriptional regulator — MEKEGTTAQLAAGKAKFIALSESIIEKIKTGELLPGDQIPSENELIKTFKISNTTARKTLLEIESKGWARRIKGKGTYVLNRTEDHHLLRTLGSIYATRRGFHDSLIAEGFTPKNIVLEKTILQDGISSEINGRHFIIEGPALKLHQLRYADELLIKDEVKYISLTLCPKINKIPTEVSYFKVYETNYHLKINEVQQTLGVKILEPNTTNFDLNKPTPVFLLDSAVICNGDKVVEIEQSYYHGDKYKFAVIASPEYDYRPPSPITS, encoded by the coding sequence ATGGAAAAGGAAGGCACAACTGCTCAGCTAGCCGCAGGTAAGGCGAAATTTATCGCGCTTAGTGAAAGCATTATTGAAAAAATAAAAACTGGGGAGTTACTACCAGGTGATCAGATACCTTCTGAAAATGAACTGATTAAAACCTTCAAAATCAGCAACACAACGGCCCGGAAAACGCTCCTCGAAATTGAATCCAAAGGCTGGGCTCGTCGCATAAAAGGTAAAGGAACTTATGTGCTAAATCGTACAGAAGATCACCACTTGCTTCGTACCCTTGGGTCCATATACGCCACTCGGCGCGGCTTTCACGATAGCCTGATTGCTGAAGGGTTTACCCCGAAAAACATTGTTCTGGAGAAAACGATTTTGCAGGATGGTATCTCGTCGGAGATCAACGGGCGGCATTTTATTATAGAAGGCCCTGCCTTGAAACTTCACCAGCTCCGTTACGCCGATGAGTTGCTGATTAAAGATGAGGTCAAGTACATTTCCCTGACCCTCTGCCCAAAAATCAACAAAATACCGACTGAGGTTTCGTATTTTAAAGTCTACGAGACTAATTACCACCTGAAAATTAATGAAGTTCAGCAGACGTTGGGCGTAAAAATTCTGGAACCCAACACCACCAATTTTGACCTCAATAAACCAACGCCGGTTTTCTTGCTGGATAGCGCCGTGATCTGCAACGGCGATAAAGTTGTTGAAATTGAACAATCGTATTACCACGGCGACAAGTACAAGTTTGCCGTTATTGCGAGTCCCGAATACGATTATCGACCGCCCAGCCCCATTACTTCGTAA
- a CDS encoding 3-hydroxyacyl-CoA dehydrogenase family protein: protein MNQPINPETIPVGVVGLGLMGCSITTCLLIAGHPVVAVAPLPADMETAEPRIREHLAKAYQEGLFTKSPESYLEQLTITEDYGLLNDSKVVMECTLENIAIKKSVYEKIEAVVADDAIITSNTSAIPISLLQREVRLPARFVGLHWSEPSHTTRFLEVICGDLTDVSTAEWLYALSHLWGKEPTLVRKDIRGFITNRLMYAMYREAFNLVENGYATVEDVDRACRNNAGYWMTLVGVFRWMDLTGVPAYHTVMKDLFPTLSNQTEVPKLIDDIVQAGGKGVLNAQGFYDYTPEEAKLWKETYEEFSYDIRRLALKYPADVVKKKLAKDDG from the coding sequence ATGAACCAACCAATAAATCCAGAAACAATACCCGTGGGCGTAGTTGGCTTGGGGCTAATGGGCTGTAGCATTACTACGTGTCTATTAATAGCGGGTCATCCAGTGGTAGCGGTTGCCCCTCTCCCGGCCGATATGGAAACGGCCGAACCCCGCATCCGGGAGCATCTGGCGAAAGCCTATCAGGAAGGGTTATTTACGAAAAGCCCCGAGTCGTATCTGGAACAACTGACGATCACGGAGGACTACGGACTGCTGAACGATAGTAAAGTCGTGATGGAGTGTACGCTTGAAAATATTGCGATAAAAAAATCGGTCTACGAGAAAATAGAAGCCGTTGTGGCCGACGATGCCATCATTACCAGCAACACCTCAGCCATCCCGATTAGCCTGCTCCAGCGCGAAGTTCGACTGCCTGCCCGCTTCGTGGGCTTGCACTGGTCAGAGCCCTCACACACCACACGTTTTCTGGAAGTTATCTGTGGCGACCTGACCGATGTATCCACCGCTGAGTGGCTCTATGCGCTATCGCATCTGTGGGGAAAAGAACCGACGCTGGTTCGTAAAGACATCCGGGGATTTATTACCAACCGACTGATGTACGCTATGTATCGGGAAGCCTTCAACCTGGTCGAAAATGGGTATGCAACCGTTGAAGATGTGGATCGGGCCTGCCGGAATAATGCGGGTTACTGGATGACGCTGGTGGGTGTGTTTCGCTGGATGGACCTGACAGGCGTACCGGCGTACCATACCGTCATGAAGGATTTATTCCCAACCCTGAGCAACCAGACGGAAGTACCTAAACTGATCGACGATATTGTACAGGCGGGTGGTAAAGGCGTTCTGAACGCACAGGGTTTTTATGATTACACGCCCGAAGAAGCCAAACTCTGGAAAGAAACCTATGAAGAGTTCAGCTACGATATTCGGCGGCTGGCCCTGAAATACCCGGCCGATGTAGTGAAAAAGAAACTGGCAAAAGACGATGGTTAG